In one Brassica oleracea var. oleracea cultivar TO1000 chromosome C9, BOL, whole genome shotgun sequence genomic region, the following are encoded:
- the LOC106318773 gene encoding RNA polymerase sigma factor sigD, chloroplastic-like — protein MATIPTTATATMCPSPLPTISPLLRPSHQCQPSPSSSSPSSIKLGTTLFFNEATVDRAAESSVVIKPEKWGSQLEKRRKRRRRRRAGFERLEPEEDDDVDQVVEPVAEPVSVPVGPSRSGFLSRSEEVQLCLYLKEGAILENLGASVEENGMVSVLLSSTSKGKKKRSANEILCRRREAREKITRCYRRLVVSIATGYQGKGLNLQDLIQEGSIGLLRGAERFDPERGYKLSTYVYWWIKQAILRAIAHKSRLVKLPGSMWELTAKVAEASNVLTRKLRRAPSSEEIAEHLNINVSAVRLAVERSRTPVSLDRVASHYGRMTLQEIVRGPDETRPEEMVKREHMKEGIKQLLGTLTARESRVLGLYFGLNGETPMSFEEIGKSLKLSRERVRQINGIALAKLRNLHNVNDLRIYYSSSE, from the exons ATGGCCACCATACCAACCACTGCCACTGCTACCATGTGTCCCTCTCCTCTCCCAACAATTTCTCCGTTACTCAGACCAAGTCACCAATGTCAACCATCTCCTTCTTCATCATCCCCATCTTCCATAAAGCTTGGTACCACTCTGTTTTTCAATGAAGCCACTGTGGATAGAGCAGCTGAGAGCTCCGTGGTGATCAAACCTGAGAAATGGGGATCTCAGTTAGAAAAGAGGAGAAAGAGGAGGAGGAGAAGAAGAGCAGGTTTCGAGCGTCTAGAGCCTGAAGAAGATGATGATGTTGACCAAGTAGTAGAACCAGTAGCAGAACCAGTTAGTGTTCCTGTTGGACCTTCACGATCTGGGTTCTTGAGCCGTTCAGAAGAGGTTCAGCTTTGCTTGTACCTCAAG GAAGGAGCCATACTTGAAAACCTTGGAGCAAGTGTTGAAGAGAATGGAATGGTGTCAGTTTTGCTGTCAAGTACAAGCAAAGGGAAGAAGAAGCGTAGCGCTAATGAGATATTATGCAGAAGAAGAGAAGCGAGAGAAAAGATAACTCGTTGTTACCGGAGGCTAGTTGTCTCTATTGCAACAGGATACCAAGGCAAAGGGTTGAATCTGCAAGACCTGATTCAAGAAGGAAGCATAGGGCTTCTTCGAGGAGCTGAGAGGTTTGATCCTGAACGTGGCTACAAACTATCAACTTATGTCTACTGGTGGATCAAACAGGCCATTCTTAGAGCTATTGCTCACAAGTCTAGACTAGTCAAATTGCCG GGAAGCATGTGGGAGTTAACGGCGAAAGTTGCAGAAGCTAGTAATGTTTTAACCAGAAAACTAAGACGAGCACCGAGCTCCGAAGAGATTGCAGAGCACCTCAACATCAATGTTTCAGCGGTTAGACTTGCTGTTGAGAGGAGCAGAACCCCTGTTTCCTTGGACAGAGTCGCATCTCATTATGGCCGCATGACGTTGCAG GAGATTGTAAGGGGACCAGATGAAACAAGGCCAGAGGAAATGGTGAAAAGGGAGCACATGAAGGAGGGGATTAAGCAGCTTTTGGGAACTCTCACCGCTAGAGAATCTCGAGTATTGGGACTCTACTTTGGTCTCAACGGAGAGACTCCTATGTCTTTTGAAGAGATAGGTAAGTCGTTGAAGCTTTCAAGAGAGAGGGTAAGGCAAATCAATGGGATTGCCTTGGCGAAGCTACGGAATCTACATAATGTGAATGATCTGAGAATATACTATTCCTCTAGTGAATGA
- the LOC106313512 gene encoding uncharacterized protein LOC106313512, whose protein sequence is MANLYTLASATRLSVSLPNPHVLPTRRRFHLPLATLASSSSPESSASSTPSSIPVVNGNTLSSSYGTRDKVVVDDNSLFARFFRSTESTVEKIIFDFRFLALLAVGGSLAGSLLCFLNGCVYVMEAYKVYWTNCVKGIHKGQMVLHLVEAIDVYLAGTVMLIFSMGLYGLFISNSPSDIPPESDRALKASSLFGMFAMKERPKWMKISSLDELKTKVGHVIVMILLVKMFERSKMVTIATGLDLLSYSVCIFLSSASLYILHNLHKGDN, encoded by the exons ATGGCTAATCTCTACACGTTAGCCTCCGCCACTCGACTCTCCGTTTCGCTTCCTAATCCTCACGTGCTCCCCACGCGTCGCCGTTTTCATCTGCCGTTAGCAACCCTTGCCTCATCATCCTCTCCAGAGTCATCGGCATCATCCACCCCTAGTTCGATCCCCGTTGTCAACGGGAACACGTTGTCAAGTTCTTATGGAACCCGCGATAAGGTTGTTGTGGATGATAACAGCCTCTTTGCTCGCTTCTTTCGTTCCACCGAATCCACCGTCGAGAAG ATCATATTCGATTTTCGGTTCCTGGCACTCTTGGCAGTAGGTGGTTCTTTGGCTGGTTCGCTACTCTGCTTCCTCAAT GGGTGCGTCTATGTCATGGAAGCATATAAAGTCTATTGGACTAACTGTGTCAAAGGCATCCACAAGGGCCAAATGGTTTTACACCTCGTCGAAGCTATTG ATGTTTATCTGGCTGGGACTGTTATGCTAATATTTAGCATGGGTTTGTATGGACTATTCATCAGCAACTCCCCTTCTGATATCCCTCCTGAATCCGATCGTGCCCTTAAAGCCTCTTCTCTATTTGGAATGTTTGCCATGAAGGAGAGACCGAAATGGATGAAGATCAGCTCGCTTGATGAGCTCAAAACCAAAGTTGGACATGTTATTGTCATGATCCTTCTTGTGAAGATGTTCGAAAGAAGCAAGATGGTTACCATCGCCACTGGACTAGACTTGCTAAGCTATTCCGTTTGTATTTTCTTGTCATCTGCTTCTCTCTATATCCTCCATAACCTTCACAAAGGAGACAACTGA